CAGCGCCAGCATGGCCTCGCCGCGCACCATGGCGGGAAAGCCCTCGCCGCGGACGAAGTTGTCGTAGCCGGCCTTGGACGGCGCGAAGGTATTGGTTTCGTGCTGGAATCCGGCAACCAGGATGTGCATGTTGGGTTTCCTGTCGTGGCGTTCAGGCGCGCGCGGTCGCGTGCGCGGATTGGGACGGGCGGTTGACCAGCAGCAGCAGGGCGCCGGCCACCAGCAGGGCGGAGATCGCGTACAGGCCGCCGGCCAGCGAGCCGGTCGATTCCTTGACCCAGCCGATGATGGACGGGCTGAGGAAGCCGCCCAGGAGGCCGATGCTGTTGATCAGCGCGATGCCGCCGGCGGCGGCCTCGCCCTTCAGGTACTGCGACGGAATCGCCCAGAATACCGTGTAGGAAGCCCACATGAAGCCGGTGGCCAGCGTGATGGCGGCCAGCGACAGCGCGAACTGGGTCGGCGCGGCGGTGGCCACGCACAGGGCGACGCCGGCCAGCAGGGCGGGCACCAGGGTGTGCCAGCGGCGTTCCTGCATGCGGTCGGAACTGCGCGCGAACAGCAGCATGAAGGCGGCCGCGGCGATATAGGGCACGGCCGAGTACAGGCCGATTTCCATGGTGTCCTTCACGCCGGCCAGCTTGAGCAGCGTGGGCAGCCAGAAGCTGACCGCATAGATGCCGCAGATCAGGCAGAAGTAGGTCAGCGCCATGCCGTAGATGGCGGGGTCGCGCAGCACCTGGCGGAAGGCGTGCTTCTGCTGGCCCGAGCGCGCGTCCAGGTCGGCGGCCAGCAGCGCCTTTTCCTCGGCGCTGAGCCACTTGGCCTGGGCGGGCTTGTCGTCCAGGTAGCGGTAGGCGACGATGCCGATCAGCACACAGGGCAGGCCTTCCAGCAGGAACATCCATTGCCAGCCGTCCAGGCCGTGCGCGCCGGAGAAGGCCGTCATGATCCAGGCCGACACCGGGCCGCCGACGATGCCGCCGATGGGGCCGGCCAGCATCACCACCGCCATGACCCCCGCCATGCGCGACTGCGAGTACCAGTAGGTCAGGTAGAAGATCATGCCGGGCGCGAAGCCGGCCTCGAACACGCCGAGCATGAAGCGCAGCACGTAGAAGCTCCATTCCCCCTGCACGAACAGCATGGACGCCGAGGTCAGGCCCCACAGCACCATGATGCGGCTGATGGTGCGGCGCGCGCCGATGCGGGCCAGCAGCAGGTTGCTGGGCACCTCGAACATCACGTAGCCCAGGAAGAAGATGCCGGCGCCCAGTCCGTAGACGGCGTCGGAGATGCCGATGTCCTGCTGCATCTGCAGCTTGGCGAAGCCGATGTTGATGCGGTCCAGGTAGGCAAAGACGTAGCACAGCAACAAGAACGGCAGCAGGCGCCACGTGATCTTGCGGTACAGCGGTCCCAGGCGCGGGTCGGCGCCCGGCGTGGCGGGATGGGGCATTGCATGTCTCCTGCGCGGGTCTGCGCCCGCGGTCGATAAAGGTAGCCTCGGCGCCGGAGGGGCCGTGGAGGCGCAATTATCGGAAGGGCAGTGTGTTCGAAGCAATGACCTGGAATATGAATTATCGTTGCTTATAGGGCAACGATTGGGAAAGGAATCGATATG
The Achromobacter sp. AONIH1 DNA segment above includes these coding regions:
- a CDS encoding MFS transporter — encoded protein: MPHPATPGADPRLGPLYRKITWRLLPFLLLCYVFAYLDRINIGFAKLQMQQDIGISDAVYGLGAGIFFLGYVMFEVPSNLLLARIGARRTISRIMVLWGLTSASMLFVQGEWSFYVLRFMLGVFEAGFAPGMIFYLTYWYSQSRMAGVMAVVMLAGPIGGIVGGPVSAWIMTAFSGAHGLDGWQWMFLLEGLPCVLIGIVAYRYLDDKPAQAKWLSAEEKALLAADLDARSGQQKHAFRQVLRDPAIYGMALTYFCLICGIYAVSFWLPTLLKLAGVKDTMEIGLYSAVPYIAAAAFMLLFARSSDRMQERRWHTLVPALLAGVALCVATAAPTQFALSLAAITLATGFMWASYTVFWAIPSQYLKGEAAAGGIALINSIGLLGGFLSPSIIGWVKESTGSLAGGLYAISALLVAGALLLLVNRPSQSAHATARA